A stretch of the Capsicum annuum cultivar UCD-10X-F1 chromosome 8, UCD10Xv1.1, whole genome shotgun sequence genome encodes the following:
- the LOC107839338 gene encoding AAA-ATPase At2g46620, giving the protein MWIVNILFLLFLVPWLLFLVRFILYKTALIFVLRKWVNWIDDRVHVHQYLKVAELNENGQDNQFYKRVSLYVNSLPSVEDSNYTNLFSGKKSNDIILLLDDNQVIQDEFLGARVSWINKVERFGGVCNRSFLLRIKKKDKRRTLRPYLQHIHTVSDDIEQRRRELKLFINNGSSENPVNGRWRSVPFTHPSTFETIAMDADLKNKVKSDLENFVKSQNYYQKMGRAWKRNYLLYGPSGTGKSSFIGAMANFLNYDVYDVDLSRVANDTDLKLLLLQTTSRSLIVIEDLDRLVNKNLTTITLSGLLNFMDGIVNSCSGDEKIMVFTMNSKEQVDPAMLRPGRIDVHIHFPFCDFNSFKSLANNYLGLKEHKLFPQVEEIFHSGATMSPAAIGELMIANRSSPSRALKSVITALQSNGNEGKSAGKGKRLSDSASSPSLLPLPPLAPSHAEETGGANWKDSVPGAKEVRKLYGLLRLKSCKSPNSFDHDSDMIER; this is encoded by the coding sequence ATGTGGATTGTAAATATACTTTTCCTATTGTTCTTGGTTCCTTGGCTTTTATTTCTTGTTAGATTTATCTTATACAAAACAGCTTTGATTTTCGTGTTGCGAAAATGGGTGAATTGGATTGACGACAGAGTTCATGTTCATCAGTACCTTAAAGTTGCCGAGCTGAACGAAAATGGACAAGACAATCAGTTTTACAAGAGAGTTTCTCTTTATGTCAATTCGTTGCCATCAGTCGAAGATTCGAATTACACCAATTTGTTCTCCGGTAAGAAATCTAATGATATTATACTATTATTGGATGATAATCAGGTCATTCAAGATGAATTTCTTGGAGCCAGAGTTTCTTGGATAAATAAAGTTGAAAGATTCGGAGGAGTTTGTAATCGGAGTTTCTTGCTGAGGATTAAGAAGAAGGATAAACGGAGGACTCTTCGGCCGTATCTTCAGCATATTCATACAGTTTCCGATGACATTGAGCAACGAAGAAGAGAACtgaaattattcataaataatgGGTCGTCGGAGAATCCTGTAAATGGACGGTGGAGATCTGTTCCTTTTACGCATCCATCTACTTTCGAAACCATAGCCATGGATGCCGATCTCAAGAATAAGGTGAAATCCGATCTTGAGAACTTTGTTAAATCCCAAAATTACTATCAGAAAATGGGCCGTGCTTGGAAGCGTAATTATCTCCTATATGGTCCATCGGGTACTGGAAAATCGAGCTTTATTGGAGCTATGGCGAACTTCTTGAACTACGATGTTTACGATGTTGATTTATCAAGAGTTGCTAATGATACAGATCTTAAACTCCTCCTGTTACAAACAACAAGTAGATCGTTAATAGTCATCGAAGATCTTGACCGATTGGTGAACAAGAATTTAACAACGATAACGTTGTCTGGGTTGCTTAATTTCATGGATGGTATTGTGAATTCTTGTTCCGGTGATGAGAAGATAATGGTTTTTACTATGAATAGTAAAGAGCAAGTTGATCCAGCGATGCTAAGACCAGGGAGAATCGATGTACACATCCATTTCCCTTTTTGTGATTTCAATTCTTTCAAGTCTCTAGCAAACAATTATCTAGGTTTAAAGGAGCACAAGCTGTTTCCACAAGTGGAGGAGATTTTCCACAGCGGCGCCACGATGAGTCCGGCGGCCATCGGGGAGTTGATGATTGCTAATCGGAGCTCACCAAGCAGGGCGTTGAAGTCCGTCATCACGGCGTTACAGTCCAACGGAAATGAGGGGAAGAGTGCCGGGAAGGGTAAACGGTTGAGTGACAGCGCATCGTCGCCGTCGCTGTTACCGTTACCGCCGCTGGCGCCGTCGCATGCGGAGGAGACAGGTGGCGCAAACTGGAAGGACTCTGTTCCGGGTGCGAAGGAGGTGAGGAAATTGTACGGATTGTTGAGGTTGAAAAGTTGTAAGAGTCCTAATTCGTTCGATCATGACTCCGATATGATCGAACGGTga